Proteins encoded within one genomic window of Halomonas sp. YLGW01:
- a CDS encoding Na+/H+ antiporter NhaC family protein has product MELTSHATSYLSLLAPLVAIGLAVITRRVLLSLAMGSLVGALLLYDFQPLPTLQGLAGRLIGVFWTLPEPGATGLGEANGWNLSILAFLLLLGAMVALVTLSGGTRAFGEWAREHVRTRRGAQVTTVLLGAVIFIDDYFNSLAVGNISRPLTDRQGISRAKLAYLIDSTAAPICVITPISSWGAYIISLIGGVLVTHAVTDITALKAFLEISALNFYAISALVLVLASAWLDLDLGAMRRHAAMARQGQVFDASRGEPPGNLTIEEAPGGRTRDLLMPILILVAATVAMIVYTGATALRTEGVAFSLLGAFEQTDVARSLLVGGAVALVATLALLWPRSSVRRRAGLALLRGIHSMLPAVYILVLAWLLTGIISDLGTGAYLASLVEGVLAAQWLPMLLFVLAGLMAFATGTSWGTFGIMLPIAGDMAAATELAMLLPMMGAVLAGAVFGDHCSPISDTTILSSTGAACHHIDHVLTQLPYAGLGAMSTLAGYLTLGLGGTSLLGLIVTLTTLALAVAWQHHRQQRAAIA; this is encoded by the coding sequence ATGGAACTGACGTCACACGCCACCTCCTATCTGTCACTGCTGGCCCCGCTGGTGGCCATTGGCCTTGCCGTGATCACCCGACGCGTCCTGCTATCGCTTGCCATGGGCAGCCTGGTGGGCGCGCTGCTGCTTTATGACTTCCAGCCCCTGCCCACCCTCCAGGGCCTGGCCGGTCGGCTGATCGGCGTGTTCTGGACGCTACCCGAGCCGGGTGCCACAGGCCTCGGTGAAGCCAACGGCTGGAACCTGTCGATCCTTGCCTTCCTGCTGCTGCTAGGCGCCATGGTCGCGCTGGTCACGCTGTCCGGCGGCACGCGAGCCTTCGGTGAATGGGCCCGGGAACACGTCAGGACCCGCCGCGGCGCGCAGGTCACCACGGTATTGCTGGGCGCGGTCATCTTCATCGATGACTACTTCAACAGCCTCGCCGTCGGCAACATCAGTCGACCGCTGACCGACCGACAGGGCATCTCCCGCGCCAAGCTCGCCTATCTGATCGACTCCACCGCCGCCCCGATCTGCGTGATCACCCCGATCTCCAGCTGGGGGGCCTACATCATCAGCCTGATCGGCGGAGTACTGGTCACTCACGCCGTCACCGACATCACTGCTCTCAAGGCCTTCCTGGAAATCTCGGCGCTGAACTTCTATGCCATCAGTGCCCTGGTGCTGGTGCTGGCCAGCGCCTGGCTGGATCTGGATCTCGGCGCCATGCGCCGGCATGCCGCCATGGCCCGCCAGGGACAGGTCTTCGATGCCTCCCGCGGCGAGCCGCCCGGCAACCTGACCATCGAAGAGGCGCCGGGCGGGCGCACCCGCGATCTGCTGATGCCGATCCTGATCCTGGTGGCCGCTACCGTGGCGATGATTGTCTATACCGGGGCGACGGCACTGCGTACCGAGGGCGTCGCCTTCAGCCTGCTGGGCGCCTTCGAGCAGACCGACGTCGCGCGATCACTGCTCGTCGGCGGCGCCGTGGCCCTGGTGGCTACCCTTGCGCTGCTGTGGCCGCGGTCATCGGTGCGCCGCCGCGCCGGCCTCGCCCTGCTGCGCGGCATCCATAGCATGCTGCCGGCGGTGTATATCCTGGTACTGGCCTGGCTATTGACCGGCATCATCTCGGATCTGGGCACCGGCGCCTACCTGGCCAGCCTGGTCGAGGGCGTGCTGGCTGCCCAGTGGCTACCGATGCTGCTGTTCGTGCTGGCCGGCCTCATGGCGTTCGCCACCGGTACCAGCTGGGGTACCTTCGGCATCATGCTGCCCATCGCCGGCGACATGGCGGCGGCCACCGAACTGGCCATGCTGCTGCCGATGATGGGTGCGGTATTGGCCGGGGCCGTCTTCGGCGATCACTGCTCGCCGATTTCCGACACCACCATCCTCTCCTCCACCGGCGCCGCCTGCCATCACATCGACCACGTGCTCACCCAGCTGCCCTATGCAGGCCTGGGGGCGATGTCCACTCTCGCCGGCTACCTGACGCTGGGCCTCGGCGGCACCAGCCTGCTGGGCCTGATCGTCACGCTGACGACCCTGGCCCTTGCCGTGGCCTGGCAGCACCATCGTCAACAGCGTGCCGCGATCGCCTGA